From the genome of Solanum lycopersicum chromosome 7, SLM_r2.1:
tattttcttctttttattcttaatccatATTCGACTATTTCTTCCTAATCTTGAATCGTAAGAACCTAGACCCTTTTTATAGttaatccatcatcaattcgtatattcttttcttttttgtttttgttaattacatcatagtaatggatccgtcaattaatagaaggatatatgatattagtaaaaattttaaggaattaaaattgtctcgggttagtattttggtacttaaaactgttgttaaaattagtaaaaattttaaggaatcaagtgtgcttgctgatacatttgaataagtgtgtatagtgttttagatggtgaattgatacatgaatttgttgtgtatcataatattttatatgtatcatgaagttttgaaaattgttataatgtatcattcaataagtttagtaaatgcgtcatcaactgtgcttgatgatacatatagaatcagtgtgtacAGTGTTTAGTCAATGCAttgatacatgtagtagatatgtatcacatgttttgcgTGTAGTATGAATTTATGAaaactgatatcatgtatcagtaaggtattagttgtttagttgatgtactgatacatgttttgaaaattgttataatgtatcattcaataagtttaataaatgcGTCATCCATtgtacttgatgatacatatagaatcagtgtgtatattgtttagtcgatgtttctgatacatgtattagatatgtatcacatgttataatgttttagtTGATTCACTGATACATGTACGTTGTCGTTTGTCAATGTATTTACAGGATGAAGTAAAGACCAAATGAGTAACGCCAAGTggggagatgacaatgatttttGTTTCCaagattcttttattttatgtagttaGGACTTAGGAATAGGAGAGATCCAATGACAAGAGGAGaatgagtaaaaaataattatgttttttttgagttttgttactttttgtttttaattgcAGTAGCAGTTTCCCAGATTATGAAAAAGTAATACAATACAACAAGAGCAGAAACTAACGAGTAAAtatgcatttatatatattctcctcttctttttgcTCTTTCAATTAGTTCAAACCTTTTCCTCAACTTATGGCTTACTATGACAAATACTTGTATTCTGGGTAGACCAACAcacataagaaaacaaaaattgatgTGCGCCATCtacaaagcaaaaaatttaCAGTAACAGGAGGCTGGCTGCCTGCTGCTGGGTTGTCTAGGGTCGTACCTtacagaaaaaaaattgagatttcgTAGAGCAAAATTAAATTTCGAATAATGTTTCACTGTCGAGTTGTACAACTGATTTTTTTTGGGACTAACCTTGCTTAAGAAGCTTGCAATTGAGGACCCACATCTGTGTTTCCACTGACGACTAAATTTCTTTCCGCCATgattgttcataaaaaatgttttcaaaatagatgatataattttgattttcaaaatttgaaatcaatatCCAATTACGTGCTGATTTTATGgtgattaatgatctgttaccttaaaattaagttgttttagtaacaacattaattgtaccattttttccccatttttttctcaacagtttaaacttaccatgtatcatttaccatgtatcactacagtctaaagtatcacggaactacaaatttaagggattttttgtaaatactaaatttgtcggaacagaatgtaattattgaattacactataggattccttaaatttttactaaaatatatggtgaatatattttgaatcattgtatatATCATCTTTGTTAACTTAATATTCACTTAACAAAGATTGTATATATAATGAGTAAGgatatatttatcatatattttaacaaaaaggttctcaaattatcattttttcatGACATTGTCAAAAATTAACTACATcaagaaatattttatgataatgtTTCCTTTGTCTTaattttatatgacatattACTACTCCCCTTTCGCACCACATTATTGCTTTGAAATTTAGTAATATTTACACATCGATCACTTGATCATTCTCTTTAATAATCCACGTGTGATTGATTctctaataaaaaattcaattgttATTCTAAATCAAACATAAATGAGGCATGCATGGTGTGTTTGAAAACTTACGAAAATTTAGACAAGATATTACAAAAGGATATGAAAGTAGACTTTCATTGACTTAGATTTCTTGTGAAAAACACCAACTACAAACTACATAAATAACCAGTCAAAGATGACCaaattttaagaagaagaatgagGTAGAAATAACGCGGAAAAAAACACTCTTCAAATAACTACATGCTCATTACATGAAGGCGAAACATAGTTAAAATCCAAGATATCGTTGTTCTAAGAACTCATCGGGCTATCGGGATCGTTTAGAGAAGCTATAGCTGTTTCAATCCTCAACTTCAAAAGATCCCTCTCTTCTTCATCAGCCTAAAAAAGAGAAATCAAAGTTACTTTATATATTAGATATATATTAAATcgataataaaatttaaaaatatgtgtcactttaaaaataaataacaatagatgaagtattgtatattataattatagacTTGAAAGATCGTTATGTCCTATAGCCAAAGgtgatcaaaataattataaaaatagaataaatatatGCATGTTAACATCAAATGATCAaagagtgtttttttttttaaaaaaaaagatcgtTCTCCAATAATTAGAACTGTTGACGTTAAATAATTATGATTCTGTAATTTTCAATATgcaatttaaaaagaattttgacaTACACACGTTTATTACTGTGAGGACAGTCTGGATTTTACTGCTAATCATTGACAATATAATAATGCTACCTTACCCTATAATAATGTACTGCACTAAtctaactttatttttatttatcaagtgggccaataaatattgttttcttaataggaacataaattataaaatggGCCCACGTCCTTGACAAAAATATTGGACTATGTATAGCTTTCAAAATATTGACTCGTGGATTATTTTTGgcctaattattattataagtttgCTTGAAAAATTGATCTACGTATTGTCTCAACcattcaattaaataatttatcaaatatattagaataacataatttaaaaatatttaagtgcTTATCTTTTGTTAATTCCTTTTTAAAATGggaatttcttgatttttatattgTGTATGACCTATGGCCAATCATGATTTcaggaaaaaaaagatttatgcTACATTTGGTTCACTTGAGCCTTGGGAGCGTGGATATCACGTtccacaaaatattttgtcttctgcacaaacaacattttttatttttaaaaagttaaaataaattttagggTAAGGAGAACAAGAGATCTAGTGATTGCACGATGGGAAATCGAACCTGCAATCACTAAATGAAAGTTTAGGTAATCGATTAACTGATCTATTAAGATTTCATGAGATGTTTGTTGtgatctttttccttttttttaatttttcgaaTTAAGAAGGTCTATGCAATTTTAAAGGCCTTCTTGAGAGTAActttaatatgttaaaaaccATTGGTAAGTAAGTATATTTCATCGTTAAGTTGTCtatgtcaaattaaataaaaataaatatctatcatttgaaaatgaattataaatttgtctatatcaaaacaaattaaaaaacaacTTACAAAAGGTGCAAGTGACATATCACATCAAGTTAAATCGTCTATATAGAAAATCGTTCTAAAATCAACCAAATATTATTTACTATCACctcaaaacatcaattttaagGTTACACAATGgaaatataatatatgttattatttattttatattcaacATTTTAGCATGTTAAacctcaatttatatgacatgGATGCACATGTAAATATTGGCTTTTGGATGCTTGAAGAAATTACTCAGTATAAATTTTAGAAGCAATCACTCCCTAATAGAAGAGATATGGACGAATCCAATGAAAAGACACAGGGATCTATAATTTCACCTACTTCAAGTAAagtataaaagaataattgatatatttgttttaatttttttaggtaTTATTATTGGaatcaaaaaaatacaagacaAATAGATCTATAACCAAATCAACTCCaagcaaaatatatataaaaaaaaaaaaatgatagtcTTGATTTTTCTGGGTGTTCTAATCAAAGGCGAAATCATTACTATATTACTAGGAATTTAAgtaatttcttatatatatatatttagtattaGACATataaataataggaaaaaaacataattctGAACTATAATCTAGATGAATAATATAGGCGAACGAACTCAGATATAGGTGCCGGGTGTCGGGTGACAAGGATGAGACAATGGATAGGGgtgaaaataaaatgtgtttgaaccacaaatcaaaattaaatattacttatgaaactaattttttctatttcggAAAGtcaattttcttatttcttaaataagtaaatttccttctaacaaatttaataaactaaaatgatttattttatttttttttaaaaaaacaagaatattATCCTCCATAATTGGAAAAGgcaagagaaaagaaaaagatagtGCTTACCTCAATGAAAGCTGTCTTGAGAAGCCTCCCAGAGAAAGCAGTGATATTTGcactaattattttgatattcaaaGATTCAAACACTTCACAAACTTTAACCATTGTGTCTGTTCTTTTGCTGCAAGTAAGACTCACCACAACTGTCTTTTCTCCCATTGAAGATACCCTCAActgcaatttaattttttttttttaagaatggactaaaaaaaacattattaatcaattaattaccTCAAGAACATCAACAGGGGAAGAAGATGGTGGTGATCTAGTAGTTGATCCTGAAGAATCATATCCATATTGCATCTCAAATCTTCTCGATCTTTTAGGCTTTGAATCGAAACTTTCATCTTGTTCAAATTCAACATCGTTACTATTCTTCTTTGACGATGATCTTCCAGATTCAAGCTCTGAAATTTCTCCTCGAATTCTTCTCTCTTGATTATGTAATTCTTCAATATAATCAATTGCATCTTTGATTATTGAAGCTTTATCCATCTGgatacccaaaaaaaaaaggtcaaacacccctaattaactaaataaaaaacaaataatctaTAAACTACTGTGTGTGTGTTTTCAATTAGTCTCCCCACCTTGCTTATG
Proteins encoded in this window:
- the LOC101266736 gene encoding transcription factor bHLH35, whose product is MDNIGDEYKNYWETTMFLQSEELDSYFDEPISSYYDSSSPDGSQSSMASKNIVSERNRRKKLNERLFALRAVVPNISKMDKASIIKDAIDYIEELHNQERRIRGEISELESGRSSSKKNSNDVEFEQDESFDSKPKRSRRFEMQYGYDSSGSTTRSPPSSSPVDVLELRVSSMGEKTVVVSLTCSKRTDTMVKVCEVFESLNIKIISANITAFSGRLLKTAFIEADEEERDLLKLRIETAIASLNDPDSPMSS